The Poseidonibacter lekithochrous region TAGCATCAATTTTAGTAGAAACTAAAATCGATGCTGTAAATATTGAAAGTTTGAAAAAGTCTCTTCTTTGCATTAAAAATCCTTTTTATGAAACACCATTATCTTTTAGGTATTTTTGCCAATCTTTAGCAGTATAATCGCCATTATGTAAACCATCAATAAATTTCATAAACGTAATCATTTGTGCAGGATGTGCATATCCTGGTAGTTGAAAAATCTTATTCCATTTTTTATCAAACATTACAATATTTGGAGTAGTTTTAGACATAAATGCCATTCTTAATGTTGTAGTTGTTTCTTGTTTTTTTGTTGTTCCAACTACATAATCTTTTTGATTGTCTTGATTAATAAAATAGATATTAAAACCTTTTGATATCTCTTTCATCTCTTTATTTTCTTTAAAATCTTTTTTTAGTAATTCACAATAAGGACATGACTTACTTTCAAAAATAAACATTACGCCTTTACCTTGGGCAATTAATCTAGTTTCATCATTGTAAATATCAGCAAATACAGAAACCATAAATAAACTAAGTACTAATAAAATCTTTTTCATAATTAAGCCTTTGTTTTAACGTCAATACCATTATTAATGTAATGGTTTTTTAAAGCTTCATAAACTTCGCCATTCTTTCTATCTTTACCTTCCCATTTTTTACTTTCCATAAAGTTAATAGTTTCTAAAAACTGTTTTGCTGGCATATATCCAGGTACAACAATTACAGCTTTACCATTTTTATCTGTGAAGATTAGGGTAGGTGTTGATTGAACAGCATAGATATTAATCATAGTTTTTGTATCAACATCCATATAGTCACCCTCATGGAATAGTTTTAATCTTTTGTTTTCATGGGCTTTCAAATAATATGACGAGAAATTATTCATTAATTTGTCTGTTAATTCTTTTGAGCTTTTAATATCAGCTTTTAATCTATCTGTATAAGGATCTGTATTTGTTCCAAATACTAATAACATATATTTACCCTCAGGACCAATCTTTGCTATATCTTTAAATACATCATCTACAACTGAATCGTATTTAGTATAAACTATTTTTTTCTCTGGTACTTCTTTTACTCTTTCGTCTGTTTGTTGTTGTGCAATTTTTGGTTTTTCTTCAACAACTTCTGCTTTTGACTTGCCTTCACTACATCCACTTAATAATATAGTTGATGCAACTAATGATGTGATAATTGTTTTACTTAAAAATTTATTTTTCATTTTATACCTTCCTTACTAATAATCAAAATTATAATAACTTTTTTGAAATTATCATAAGTTAAATTATTAATGAAAAGAGGATTTCTCCTCTTCTCAAATTTTCAAAAGAACTATTATTTTGCTTTAGCAGCTTTAGTAGCCATTTCATGCATTTTTTCAATGTGTTCTTTTAGGTTTAGTTTTTTGTCCGTGTTTAATTTGTCCCAAATTTCTTTGTTTGACATATTTTGGTGACAACCCATACATAAACCAGTTTTTTCCATTCTTTCTCTTTGGTCTTGATCAAGAGGTCTTGAATCAGGCCAGTGAGAACCAACAGTTTGAAGTTGTTTTCCATCTCTAGTTACGATTTGCGACCAATCGTAATCCATACCTGGAATACCTTTCATTTGAACTGTTTTGTTTTTAGGAACGAATTTACCAGTTTTTAAATCTTGAAGATCCATGTATAAATCTTCACCTTGTTTTTGTAAGAATTGTCCATCTTGAATACCATAACCTAATGCTTTAGGATTAGAGTGACAAGATTCACAAGTTCTAGCTTTTCTACCAGTTGTGTGTGGTTGAACAGGTGACATATCCGTACCAGCAACTGTTGATCCATTATCTTGAACTCTAGCTTGTTTATTTAAGATAAGAGTTTTACCATCAGGTCCAATTACAGTAAATGTTACTTGACATCCAGGAATTACAGGAGTTACAAGTCCTTCACCATTGATACCTAAAATTGGGTCTTCCCATCTTAAGTAAGATCTAGTTTCACTAGGTTTACCAAATAGTTTTTTACCTTTTGTTCCTAAAACAGACTCAGAAGTTTCACCATTTTTTAAGTGTGATGAACCAGATGCAATCCAGTCAATTTTAGATTTACCAGGAGTATAATCTACTTTTACGTGACAACCATAACATTGTGGAGCCCAATCAGAGTGACAAGCATAACATTCTAAGTTATCCATGTGAGCTTTGATTTCACCCATAGCAACGTGTGCTTGTTGTGATTTATATGTTTTTGTATCAGCTTTATATTTTAATAAAGGAACTTCTAGATCTTTACCAGATGCTAAATGAACAATTACTTTATTTTTATTTTCAACTTTTACAACGTTTCCTAGTGGGTTACCTCTAGTAGATAATAAATATCCACCTTGTTTATCATAAACTGTACCTTGAGTCATATAGTATGGTAAATCAGTAGCCATACCTCTTGGACCTTCAGGAGTTTCAATTTTGAAGTTTTCACCGTAACCAACTTTTAACTGCCATGGATATTTATCATTTGTACCGTGACAATCTGAACACTCAATTTCAACTTGACCTAATGTAGTACCAAATAATGTACCATCACCATGCATATCAACTGAAGTGTGACAATCTTGACAAGTCATACCCGCTTCAAAGTGTAAGTCTTCTTTGATGTGTTTATATCTTTTACCGTGGTGTTTAGATTGAGATTTTCCACCTTCATTTAAAGGAGAACCATAAGGTTGTTCCATTAAACCAACGTAAGAAACACCAATTCTTTTACCTCTATTGTGACAAGAGTTACAAGTTTCAGGGTGAATACCAGAGAATTCCATTCCAGATGGAGTTTTTACTTTAGCTTCTCTTGAACCTTGCATCATATGTACTAACATATGTCCATGTTCTTTTTTATCAATAGTTGGGTCATTACCTTCGTAAATACCTTCATTTCCATAAGGCATGTGACAAGCAGAACATCCCATTCCTCTCCAGTCACCTCTACCTTTTCTACCTCTAACACCGATATGACATCTCTGACAATCAGATCTTTGGTAAGTAATAGAAGCCATTTCTCCAATTTCTTGTTCTGTTTTACCAGCGAAATCTTCTGGACCACTTGGTGGTAATGGAAGTTGTTTTAATTCAGTTGGGAATTGATCAGGATATTTATCAATCATTTTAAGCATATAATCTTTATATACTTTTGTTCCCCAAGCTGGTTCTTTACCATCTTCATCTTTTACATCATAGTTTGCATATTGAACTTTTTTAGTATCATATGTTCCCCATGTATGCATGTTTCCTTGAATTTTACCAGCTTCAGTCATCATTAATGACTTCATAGTATTTTTCACAGTATCAGCATGACAAATACCACATGTTTTATCAGCAACCCACATAGAACCTGGATCTCTAACAAATTCAGCTAATCCACCTGCATGACCTGCAGGAGCACCTTTGTGAGCACCTTTTACAGTACCGTCTTCAGGATTACCACCATGACAAACAACACATCCCCCTGTGTCGCCAATGCCTTGGCCCATTGCCATTATTTGTTGCATCATATCTGATTTGGTATCTCTAATTGATTCTATGCCTTTATGACATTTAATACATGAGTCACCACCAGATACTGCTTCCATTTCTGCCATACCTTTTGAGTGTTCAGCCCCAAAAAGTGTAGAAAATGAAAGTACCGATGCAAATAATGCAATCTTAGCAATTTTACACACTAAGCTTTTCATCTCGTCTCCTTTAAATTATTGGGCTCTAAACCCAATTATTGAAAAGTTTAACAAAGTAAAGTGCTTCCAAAGTGCCAATTTATAATTTTCATACTAAAAAATTACAATTATTTCATTATTGATTCAAATCAATTTTTTTTAGAATAAAAAAGTATAGAGTATAAAAAAGTGCGACAAAAACACTTATATTTTACAAAGGCAATAAAAATGAAAAAATTATTATTTCTTCTATTTATGATTATATCGTGCTTAAGCGCTGAAGATGAATGGAAAAAAGGTTTAGACTGGCAACATGAATTTGATGAAGCAGTACAGCTTGCAAATTATCATAATAAACCAATTTTTATGTTTTTAGAATCAAGAACTTGTTTTTATTGTCCCAAATTAAAAGAAGAAATTTTTAATCAAAAAGAATTTCAAGAAAAAATAAAAAAATATTTTATACCAGTAATATTAGATAATTCATTAGATGCTGATTCGGATGTAGAAAATACAGGACAATGTCCTCCAAGACTAACTGTATCTATGACACCTGCAATATATTTTATGGGACCAAATGAAGAGAAGTTATCAAGAAAAGGCAAAAAACATATGATTATTTATGGAATGTGGGACCTTAAACAGATGTTAGAGTGGATGGATGATGCCATTAAAAAATTTGAAAAACTTCATGGAGCTAAATATGATTTTAAAAAATAAAACTACACTGCTATGTATAGTAATTCTTATGCTTTCATTTACAAATTTAAATGCAGCTAAAAAAAGAGGTGCTTATGCTACAAAAAATATTATTGGACAAAGCTTTTATTTAAAAGCATGTTCTTCTTGCCATGGAGAGGGTAGTCGTGGTGGAAATATGGCTTCAATTAGAGAATGGAAAGAGCTATTTGCAAAGAATGCTTTTGAACTAAAAGATTTACATACAGACGATGAAGAAACACTATTAGTAATTGAGTATTTTAACTCAGATGAGTTCCAAATCCAAAAAGTAGATTTATTGGATTTTTTACAAGAATTTGCATATGATTCAGAGAATATTCCTACTTGTAATTAAGATTTACTTATGGTAATTATAAGCAAATATAAGTGTATAATAAAAGAAAAATTACAAATAGTGACTAAGGAGTTACATGAAAATTTTACTTTTAGAGGACGATAACTTTATCTGTGAATCTATAAAAAGTTATTTTGAACTAGATGGAAATAAGGTAGATTTTTTTAATGATGGAGAAGAATTATTAGACAATGCAATTCTTACAAATTATGATATATTTCTTTTTGATATTAATACTCCAAAAAAAAATGGTTTTGAAACATTAAAAGCCATTAGAGACGATGGAATAAGTACTCCTGCAATTTATTTAACTGCACAAAGTGATATTGAACATGTAAAACAAGGTTATGCTTTAGGCTGTAGTGATTATGTTCGAAAGCCTTTTATTTTAGATGAACTAGAACTTAGAATCAACCAAATTTTACATAAAGATTTAGACTCTGACAATGTAAAAATAACAGAATCTTATAGCTTTAATTTGTGCTCAATGCAATTAGCTTTTGAAGGTGAGAGCATAGATTTAAAACAACAAGAAAAAGATTTATTATATATTTTAGTAAAAAATATAGGAAATATCGTAAGTCCTAGTATTATAAAAGATTATGTTTGGGATGAAAAAGATGTTTGTGATAATACCCTAAGAACTCAAATAAAAAAAATTAGAACTAAACTAAAAGAAAATTTTATTGTTAATATTAGAAACTCTGGTTACAAGATAGAAAAGAATGCTTGAGATAAATAAACTATCTAAAGAAAATAGAAACTTTGGAATTAAATTATTTTTCTCTTATATAGTTTTTACAGTTTTATTAATAGCTTCTATTACTGCAATTCATATTTATTTTTCTCAAGATCTAGTAGCTAATAAATTTCAGAGAGAAGTAAAATTACAAAGTG contains the following coding sequences:
- a CDS encoding thioredoxin family protein, with translation MKNKFLSKTIITSLVASTILLSGCSEGKSKAEVVEEKPKIAQQQTDERVKEVPEKKIVYTKYDSVVDDVFKDIAKIGPEGKYMLLVFGTNTDPYTDRLKADIKSSKELTDKLMNNFSSYYLKAHENKRLKLFHEGDYMDVDTKTMINIYAVQSTPTLIFTDKNGKAVIVVPGYMPAKQFLETINFMESKKWEGKDRKNGEVYEALKNHYINNGIDVKTKA
- a CDS encoding thioredoxin family protein; this encodes MKKLLFLLFMIISCLSAEDEWKKGLDWQHEFDEAVQLANYHNKPIFMFLESRTCFYCPKLKEEIFNQKEFQEKIKKYFIPVILDNSLDADSDVENTGQCPPRLTVSMTPAIYFMGPNEEKLSRKGKKHMIIYGMWDLKQMLEWMDDAIKKFEKLHGAKYDFKK
- a CDS encoding thioredoxin fold domain-containing protein, producing the protein MKKILLVLSLFMVSVFADIYNDETRLIAQGKGVMFIFESKSCPYCELLKKDFKENKEMKEISKGFNIYFINQDNQKDYVVGTTKKQETTTTLRMAFMSKTTPNIVMFDKKWNKIFQLPGYAHPAQMITFMKFIDGLHNGDYTAKDWQKYLKDNGVS
- a CDS encoding cytochrome C; this encodes MKSLVCKIAKIALFASVLSFSTLFGAEHSKGMAEMEAVSGGDSCIKCHKGIESIRDTKSDMMQQIMAMGQGIGDTGGCVVCHGGNPEDGTVKGAHKGAPAGHAGGLAEFVRDPGSMWVADKTCGICHADTVKNTMKSLMMTEAGKIQGNMHTWGTYDTKKVQYANYDVKDEDGKEPAWGTKVYKDYMLKMIDKYPDQFPTELKQLPLPPSGPEDFAGKTEQEIGEMASITYQRSDCQRCHIGVRGRKGRGDWRGMGCSACHMPYGNEGIYEGNDPTIDKKEHGHMLVHMMQGSREAKVKTPSGMEFSGIHPETCNSCHNRGKRIGVSYVGLMEQPYGSPLNEGGKSQSKHHGKRYKHIKEDLHFEAGMTCQDCHTSVDMHGDGTLFGTTLGQVEIECSDCHGTNDKYPWQLKVGYGENFKIETPEGPRGMATDLPYYMTQGTVYDKQGGYLLSTRGNPLGNVVKVENKNKVIVHLASGKDLEVPLLKYKADTKTYKSQQAHVAMGEIKAHMDNLECYACHSDWAPQCYGCHVKVDYTPGKSKIDWIASGSSHLKNGETSESVLGTKGKKLFGKPSETRSYLRWEDPILGINGEGLVTPVIPGCQVTFTVIGPDGKTLILNKQARVQDNGSTVAGTDMSPVQPHTTGRKARTCESCHSNPKALGYGIQDGQFLQKQGEDLYMDLQDLKTGKFVPKNKTVQMKGIPGMDYDWSQIVTRDGKQLQTVGSHWPDSRPLDQDQRERMEKTGLCMGCHQNMSNKEIWDKLNTDKKLNLKEHIEKMHEMATKAAKAK
- a CDS encoding c-type cytochrome; this encodes MILKNKTTLLCIVILMLSFTNLNAAKKRGAYATKNIIGQSFYLKACSSCHGEGSRGGNMASIREWKELFAKNAFELKDLHTDDEETLLVIEYFNSDEFQIQKVDLLDFLQEFAYDSENIPTCN
- a CDS encoding response regulator transcription factor; translation: MKILLLEDDNFICESIKSYFELDGNKVDFFNDGEELLDNAILTNYDIFLFDINTPKKNGFETLKAIRDDGISTPAIYLTAQSDIEHVKQGYALGCSDYVRKPFILDELELRINQILHKDLDSDNVKITESYSFNLCSMQLAFEGESIDLKQQEKDLLYILVKNIGNIVSPSIIKDYVWDEKDVCDNTLRTQIKKIRTKLKENFIVNIRNSGYKIEKNA